One Halofilum ochraceum genomic window carries:
- the dctP gene encoding TRAP transporter substrate-binding protein DctP gives MQTRNSRKPVAATVTLLAAAFFAQGAQAETWKFALEEVDGSVQDAYAEEFKKRIEERSNGEVTVQIYPYGTLGTSQDIAEMTGQGVLKLANASPGHLGSLIEEMNVFNIPYLLSQDNQVNKDVLTDSQCIYGKLEDEFHSKGLELLTMYPEGDMVWTTQKPVRSPSDLNGVKMRTMTSPLLVAAYEAFGADPTPMPYGEVYGGLQLGQIDAQVNPIFAIEEMKFYEVTDYMVWAGQQQFTTTVVGNRDWYAGLSDDRKQMLDEVVDSMADYIFETQAQYNEERLEAIKKAKPDMEMIQLSEEERQPFREASMKVRDKFVEMTGDSGQDVLQCLAQEFGTAR, from the coding sequence ATGCAGACGAGAAACAGTCGAAAGCCCGTTGCAGCGACAGTCACGCTGCTCGCGGCCGCGTTTTTTGCCCAGGGGGCGCAGGCCGAAACCTGGAAGTTCGCGCTCGAGGAAGTCGACGGCAGCGTCCAGGACGCCTATGCGGAGGAGTTCAAGAAGCGGATCGAAGAGCGGTCCAATGGTGAGGTAACGGTCCAGATCTATCCGTACGGCACCCTGGGTACCTCGCAGGATATCGCCGAGATGACTGGCCAGGGCGTGCTCAAGCTCGCCAATGCGTCACCCGGGCATCTCGGGTCGCTCATCGAGGAAATGAACGTGTTCAACATCCCTTACCTGCTGTCCCAGGACAACCAGGTCAACAAGGATGTGCTTACGGACAGCCAGTGCATCTACGGCAAGCTGGAGGACGAGTTCCACAGCAAGGGGCTGGAACTGTTGACCATGTATCCCGAGGGCGACATGGTCTGGACCACCCAGAAGCCCGTGCGCAGCCCGAGCGACCTGAACGGTGTGAAGATGCGCACCATGACCTCGCCGCTGCTCGTGGCGGCCTATGAGGCATTCGGCGCGGATCCGACGCCGATGCCCTATGGTGAGGTCTACGGCGGCCTGCAGCTCGGCCAGATCGATGCCCAGGTGAACCCGATCTTCGCCATCGAAGAGATGAAGTTCTACGAGGTCACCGACTACATGGTCTGGGCCGGCCAGCAGCAGTTCACTACCACGGTGGTGGGCAACCGCGACTGGTACGCGGGTCTGTCGGACGACCGCAAACAGATGCTGGACGAGGTCGTGGACAGCATGGCGGACTACATCTTCGAAACCCAGGCGCAGTACAACGAGGAGCGCCTCGAGGCGATCAAGAAGGCGAAGCCCGACATGGAGATGATCCAGCTGAGCGAGGAGGAGCGCCAGCCCTTCCGCGAAGCCAGCATGAAGGTCCGCGACAAGTTCGTCGAAATGACCGGCGACAGTGGGCAGGACGTTCTGCAGTGCCTGGCCCAGGAGTTCGGCACGGCACGCTGA